The following nucleotide sequence is from Psychroflexus torquis ATCC 700755.
GAGTAATATTCTTTTTCCACTTTGTATAAGCGCTTAATTTAGTTGATGCAACCTTATGCGTCTTCTTTACCATGGCAAGTAATATTGCCATTGAAAAAGTGAAAATCATAGCCATTATTGATACGGCGTGACCCCCTTTTTCAATGACCTCATTTAGGGCCGTATCTTGACCATTACTTAAGTTAAAAGCTGTATTGGTACCTTCTATTATATACATACGACCGAGGCCAGCAAATAGTAAAAAAACAGTGCTTAGAGCAATTAACACGAGCCCTAGAATAAGTTCTAGTTTAGCTTGATTGAGCTGAAAATCAGTAATTTTATTATCTTTGTGTTTTTGACGCGCCTCTATAATTTTATAGGAATAATCTAAGCCATACGAATAAGTTAATAATACAAAAACCGCAAAAACTATTGATAGTGCTGCAGCGCCAGTGGTTCCAAAAGGTCCTACCAAGCTTTCAGAAATCATTAAGTAAAGAACAATTTCAGAAAGTATAAATCCAACAATAACTGCCTTTAAGGACAGGTTTCCTCTTTTGCTTTTTGCAATCTCGTCATTTGTAAAGGCTGGCTGTGCTAGATAGCTTTTATTCCCCCAGGAGTCTGTTACTATATACGACTCTATTAAAGAGGTCTTCAATTGATCTAATTCTGTACGCATTGTTCTAGCTTCTACAACGAGTTTACCTGCAAATCGCTGCACATTTTCCACAGCAGATGATATAAGTGTCTCAGTCTCTAACCACATCTTAAAGTCTAAAGATTTAGTTTGGTTTAACTTATTGCGCTTTAGCATCGTAAATATCCAGTTCATAATTTTATGTTTTTAAGGTTTGTTTTTAGCATTGATTTTTTTGATAATCCAAATAATTGATTGTTCTAGTTTTCCCCCGTTTCCTTAGTTATATTAACAAAACAAATAGAAGCGTCATTAATGTTGTTTGACACACACTAAACCAAAGAGGTATACTATGATTTTTAATGCTTTTTCTGTTCTTGATACCTTTCATAGCTTTTGTTTCTAATTACATTACAATGATATAGGCTAACCAGTTTTCCATAATTAGTTCATCTTAATTTGCTGGATAGTTTTTTTAAATTGGTTAGGTTGTTCAATGCCATCTAAATAGTACCTAGCCCCGCCAGTACCTATTAAAGTTATTTTACCATACCCAAGCATCTTTTGAAAAATAGATTGATACATTGTTACAGACTCAATTTGATCTACACTAATCTCAATCGTCTTAACTAGAATTATTCCTTTTCGTATTATGATACGTTTGTTTGTAATAACGAATTTTTCAAGTTTGCTTTGTAGTAATGGAACTAAACCAAAACTCCAAAGGGTATGAAATTTAAAATAATTTGTCCAATGATGATGGGTCTCAAAAAGAACCGTCTCATTTTCTAATAATTGATTTTCTACAAATTGACTCATATATATTTATTTAAATAGATTTTTAATTATTTTATAAATCACAGCTAACACTAAAAATAAAGCGAATAGGGAGGTATAAACAGACCATTCCTCATTTGTGCTAGTAGTAAATAATTTTATAAAAAGAACAAAACTTATTATACTCAATACCGCATATAAAAATCGTTTACCTATTGCAAAGACACAGACTAGAACAAAAAAAAGAATAGCTATTGTAAATGGATCTAATTTTCCTAAAAATCCAAGTCGAATAATCAATAACGAGAATGAAACAAAACTTACTGTTTTGACTATTTTTGATATTGGGCTGGTCTTTTTTGTTCTGCTATTATTAAACATATCTTTCTTTTTAATTTTTCAAATATTAAATAAGTTCAGTTTCCTCGTTGATTCCTTATACTACATTAATAAAATAAACAGAGTTGTAATCTTATATT
It contains:
- a CDS encoding PH domain-containing protein, with the translated sequence MSQFVENQLLENETVLFETHHHWTNYFKFHTLWSFGLVPLLQSKLEKFVITNKRIIIRKGIILVKTIEISVDQIESVTMYQSIFQKMLGYGKITLIGTGGARYYLDGIEQPNQFKKTIQQIKMN